In Triticum aestivum cultivar Chinese Spring chromosome 5B, IWGSC CS RefSeq v2.1, whole genome shotgun sequence, the following proteins share a genomic window:
- the LOC123116451 gene encoding probable sarcosine oxidase yields the protein MGSCAAHAAAARGASVLLLERFDLLHQRGSSHGESRITRPTYTRPQYPPMVRLAHRLWDDAQRDAGYAVLTPTPHFNLGPRDDPAFLAAVTNGSATELVPSSADAPAWAEAFRVPQGWAAARSELGGVIKATKAVAMFQALAGKMGAVVRDRAEVVDVARKQEGTTIVVKTSSGEEFHGGKCIITVGAWASKLLKSVTGTDLPVQPVHTLVCYWNVKPGREHELTAEAGFPTFGSYGDPSFYGTPSMEYPGLIKISKSGGPPCDPDGRDWAIGTGAGEMAELVARWIDEVMPGHVDTTGGPVICQPCIAAPAPDEDFVLDFLDGKEFGRDVVVGAGFSGHGFKMGPAVGKILAEMALDDESGTAAEAGVELRHFRIGRFEGNPMGNAKSH from the exons ATGGGCAGCTGCGCGGCGCACGCGGCGGCGGCCCGGGGCGCGAGCGTGCTCCTGCTCGAGCGCTTCGACCTGCTACACCAGCGCGGCTCGTCGCACGGCGAGTCCCGTATCACCCGCCCCACCTACACGCGGCCGCAGTACCCGCCCATGGTCCGCCTCGCGCACCGCCTCTGGGACGACGCCCAGCGCGACGCCGGGTACGCCGTCCTCACGCCCACCCCGCACTTCAACCTGGGGCCACGGGACGATCCGGCCTTCCTAGCCGCCGTCACTAACGGCAGCGCCACCGAGCTCGTGCCGTCGTCGGCGGATGCACCGGCGTGGGCGGAAGCTTTCAGGGTGCCACAGGGGTGGGCGGCGGCCAGAAGCGAGCTGGGCGGTGTGATAAAGGCGACCAAGGCGGTGGCCATGTTCCAGGCGCTCGCCGGCAAGATGGGCGCCGTCGTGAGGGACAGGGCGGAGGTGGTCGACGTCGCCAGGAAGCAAG AGGGAACAACGATCGTGGTGAAGACATCGAGCGGCGAGGAGTTCCACGGCGGCAAGTGCATCATCACGGTGGGCGCGTGGGCGAGCAAGCTGTTGAAGTCCGTCACCGGCACCGACCTGCCGGTGCAGCCGGTGCACACCCTCGTCTGCTACTGGAACGTCAAGCCCGGGCGCGAGCACGAGCTGACTGCGGAGGCCGGATTCCCGACGTTCGGGAGCTACGGCGACCCCAGCTTCTACGGCACGCCGTCGATGGAGTACCCTGGCCTGATCAAGATCTCCAAGAGCGGCGGGCCGCCGTGCGACCCAGACGGCAGGGACTGGGCCATCGGCACCGGCGCGGGGGAGATGGCGGAGCTCGTGGCGCGGTGGATCGACGAGGTGATGCCGGGCCACGTGGACACCACCGGCGGGCCGGTGATCTGCCAGCCGTGCAT CGCCGCCCCTGCTCCCGACGAGGACTTCGTGCTTGACTTCCTGGACGGGAAGGAGTTCGGGAGGGACGTGGTGGTCGGCGCAGGGTTCTCCGGTCACGGGTTCAAGATGGGCCCCGCCGTCGGGAAGATCCTCGCCGAGATGGCGTTGGACGACGAGTCAGGGACGGCGGCGGAGGCCGGCGTGGAGCTCCGTCACTTCAGGATCGGACGGTTCGAGGGAAACCCGATGGGGAACGCCAAGAGTCACTGA